The Pirellulales bacterium sequence ACCCACGATAATTGTGTTCTTCCAGCTTCCCCAGCAGATTCGGGAAATCCGCGACGCCGCGCCCCAGGGCTGTTTCCACGCCACGGCCGCGGGCCAAATCGCGGACGGCATCGGTCGCGTGCACGTGCAGGATGTGCGGCCCCAGCGCGTCGATCGCCTCCGGCGGAGAAAAGCCGTTCACGATCAGATTCGCTGGATCGAGATCGACCCCCAGCGATCCGCCCGGCAGCGCGGCGATCAGGCGGGCCAAATCCGGGCCGCTCTCCGTTCCGGTCTGAGCAGCCAATTGTGCGCCGGCCCGATGCGCGAATCGTCCCAAGTCGCTGAGCACCTCGATAAGCTGACTCCATTGGGATCCCGTCGGTTCGGCGGGAACTCGCCCCACGTGGTTGACGACGACTGAAGCGCCGAGCTGGTAGGCCAGCTTGATCGCGTCCTTCGTGCCGGCGATTCGTTCCTCGATATCCTCCGCGACATCGTAACCGCGGCGAGTGGGAAAGCTGACCGCCGCGACCCGCAGGCTGTAATCCTCGAGCAGCTTGCGAATCTGGCGCAGGGCGGTTTGCGTCATCTGCGAGGGGCGCAGCTCGCCGCGGGCATCGAGTTCCACTCCCTGCGCGCCCAAGCGGTGGGCAGAAGCCAAGGCCTGCCGGAGCGGCTGCCGCAAGCTGGCGATCTGAATCCCAATCTTTAGCGCTGGCATGGGTTACCTAAAGGCAATTGGCGAGGATTGTAGGGTGTGTCGAGCGAAGCGAAGACACACCGGGTGTGATTGGTGCGTCAGCGCTTCGCTTGACGCACCCTACATCTCTAGCGCTGGCATGGGATAGGTCGATAGGTTTTCTGGCTTGTCGCTGCCGATATGCTTCGAGAATTCCGATCATGCAGACTTTGCTGACTGTTCTTATTCTAGCGGCGGGAGTCGCTGCGCCCACCGATGTTCGCTATCCGGACGCGGTGAAGGTGTTTGACTGCGACTTCGGCCCGCAATGGGACCAGCGCTTCGACCGCTGGCCGGACCGCTGGATTCGCCAGCGCTCGGCTGCCTATCCGGCGTATTTGCCGGTCCGAATTATCGACGACACGACGGCCGCCAACGGACACTGCCTGCGGATCGATCTCGACGGCGGGGCAGCCGCCATCTACAGCCCGCCGATCAAGGTCAACGCGATTTTCAGCTACGTGATCGAGGCGCGGCTGAAGACCGAGGGTCTCGTGAACGACGAAGCGCACATCAGCGTGACGTTTTACGACGGCAGGCACAAGGCGCTGGAGAAAATCGTTTCCGAGCAAGTTCGCGGAACGAGCGATTGGGTCAAGATGCGAATCGACCCGATTGCCCCCGCCCACAACGAAACCGAGTATGCCGTCGTCGGCTTGCACCTCGAGCCAACCGTGCGGGCCGACGTGCATGGCTCGGCTTCGTTCGCCGATGTTTGGGTCGGCCGCCTGCCGCGAATGACGCTCACGACGGATCGCCGCGACAACGTCTACGTCGAGCCGGCGCGGCCGAAGGTGACCTGCACCGGCAGCGGTTTTGCCGAAGAGAACTCGCGTGTCCGGTTCGAATTGCTCGACCTTTCGGGCAGTGTCATCGCGACCGAAGAGCAACAATTGGTCGTCGCCAGAAAATCCAGCGCTCCGCGGCCGGAAGCTGATGCGGGCGAGACGGCGCGCGGAGCGGGAATCGTCGGCGCCGCGACTTGGGTTCCGCCGATGCCCGACACGGGGTTCTATCGCGTCCGCGTGCAAATGTTGGGGCGCACCGGAGTCGTGCATCAGCGCGAACTATCGCTGGCCGTCGTCCATGCGCAAGCCAACCCGGCCAGCGGCGAATTCGGCTGGACTCTCCCCGACGGCGAAGGTCCGTTGACTCTTGGCGAGTTGCCGGAGCTGCTCGGGCAGGCCGGGGTGAACTGGGTGAAATTCCCGGTCTGGACGAGCGGCCAAGACAACACCCGCGGCGACCGGCTGGTGTGGTTTGCCGAGCGGCTGCACTTCCAGCACATCGAGATGGTCGGCTTGCTGCACCAGCCGCCGCCGGACGTGCGGAAGCGGCTAGGCGATGCCGACCGCCCTCCGGCCGCGCAGGTCTTCTCCACCGAGAAGGAGTTGTGGTATCCGTCGCTCGAGCCGGTGCTGACTTCGCTCTCGCTGAAGGTGCGGTGGTGGCAGTTGGGGTCGGACAAAGACACCAGCTTCGTTGGTTATCCCAACGCGACCGAGAAAGTGACGCAAATGCGGAAGCTCGCGGCCCGCTTCGGCCAACAGGTGTCTATCGGCATCGGTTGGTCGTGGTTGCACGAATTGCCGAGCCAGCCGCAGGCCTGGGATTTTGTCGCGCTCTCCTCCGATCCGCCGCTCACCTGGGAAGAGCAATCGACCTATTTGAAGCTCTCCGCCGGCGCGAAGACGCGCCGCTGGGTCGTGCTTGAGCCGTTGCCAAAGGACGATTACTCGGCCGAGATCCGCGCCGGCGACCTCGCCCGCCGAATGCTCTCGGCTAAGATCGAAGGGGCCGACGGGATTTTCGCCCCCGAAGTGTTCAGCACAACCCGCGGCTTGATGAACGACGACGGCACGGCTGGCGAATTGCTGCTCCCCTGGCGGACGACGGCGCTGGCCCTGGCCGGGGCCACGTATCTCGGCAGCATCAATCTGCCCAACGGCAGCGTCAATCACGTTTTCGACCGGAACGGCGAGATCGTGATCGTCCTCTGGAACGATCGCCCCACGGAAGAGCGAGTTTATCTCGGCGACGACGTGCGGCAGATGGACCTTTGGGGCCGCGCGACGAAACCACCCACCGACAAATCGGAGCAGGTGATCCAAGTCGGCACGCTGCCGGTCTTCATCACCGGGTTGAATGCGCCCGCGCTGCGCTGGCGGATGTCGGTCAAGCTGGCCGAGACGCAATGGCCGAGCGTATTCGGAATCACGCACGGCAATTCCTTGATCGTGAAAAACTCGTTTGGCCAGGGGATCAGCGGACAAATCAAGATTGTCACTCCCGAAGGCTGGCGGATCGCGCCTCCTGAAGTGGGTTTCAAGCTGGCTTCGGGCGAAACGCTAAACCAACCGTTCGACGTGGTCCTGCCGCTCGACGCTGCCACGGGACGGCAAGATATCCGCTTCGATTTCGACATCATGGCCGACCGCCGTTACCAGTTCAACGTTCGGCGAGAAATCGACGTGGGGCTGGATGACGTGATGATCGCGGCCAGCACGCGGCTGAACGATCAAGGGGAGTTGGAAATCGAGCAGCGGCTCACCAATGAGACCGACAACGTCGTCAGCTTCAAATGCTTTCTCTACGCCCCCGACCGATTGCCGATCGTCACCCAAGTGGTCGAGCAAGGCCGCGGGACCGACACCAAGAACTATCGCATTCCCAACGGAGCGGAACTCGTCGGCAAGACGCTGCTCTTGCGGGCCGACGAAATCGCCGGCCAG is a genomic window containing:
- a CDS encoding sugar phosphate isomerase/epimerase family protein, translated to MPALKIGIQIASLRQPLRQALASAHRLGAQGVELDARGELRPSQMTQTALRQIRKLLEDYSLRVAAVSFPTRRGYDVAEDIEERIAGTKDAIKLAYQLGASVVVNHVGRVPAEPTGSQWSQLIEVLSDLGRFAHRAGAQLAAQTGTESGPDLARLIAALPGGSLGVDLDPANLIVNGFSPPEAIDALGPHILHVHATDAVRDLARGRGVETALGRGVADFPNLLGKLEEHNYRGYLTIQRRTADDPLVEIGAAVEYLRSL